A genomic region of Zalophus californianus isolate mZalCal1 chromosome 11, mZalCal1.pri.v2, whole genome shotgun sequence contains the following coding sequences:
- the SMIM38 gene encoding small integral membrane protein 38 has product MASWFAGSMGSDPLMVLLVLILLARFILWSCLGTYIDCKLARRQPRKPKAD; this is encoded by the coding sequence ATGGCCTCCTGGTTCGCGGGAAGCATGGGCTCCGACCCGCTCATGGTCCTGCTGGTCCTCATCCTGCTGGCACGCTTCATTCTCTGGTCCTGCCTTGGCACCTACATTGATTGTAAACTGGCCCGGCGGCAGCCCCGCAAACCCAAGGCGGACTAA